A portion of the Acidobacteriaceae bacterium genome contains these proteins:
- a CDS encoding A/G-specific adenine glycosylase, which yields MTRLRRTPDASLPDSSADNAPLVPFDPAAFSRRLFLWYRDNARVLPWRNIDSPYGTWLSEIMLQQTRVATVIERYGEFLERFPTIAALAEAQEPEVLALWSGLGYYRRARMLHRGAQFVMREFNGKLPRDSRTLRSLPGVGDYTAAAIASIAFREQIAVVDGNVERVLFRILGQPEDRSSAARTRLSRIAQSLVPPPLTPRARANPPGDHNQAMMELGATVCTPRAPLCLHCPVVDFCITRGEHHTVPRDKQRSRTVAHLLALRKRGTGTEVLLERRPDTASLMPGMTELPPLPLEAVADREPVLRLRHAITNTNYYVELYAESAPGVPPYLDPDNPAILEEGLVVADPEDTPHDTYLQQSIPASEANLFWVATSTLPMQPLTGLARKALQRMGVMRIPRPKIAHRTPTPLA from the coding sequence ATGACTCGGCTTCGCCGCACACCTGACGCGTCTCTCCCGGACTCCTCCGCAGACAACGCTCCCCTCGTGCCGTTTGATCCGGCTGCCTTCTCGCGCCGTCTTTTCCTCTGGTATCGCGACAACGCGCGCGTCCTACCCTGGCGCAACATCGATAGTCCCTATGGAACGTGGCTCTCCGAGATCATGCTCCAGCAGACCCGCGTCGCCACCGTCATCGAGCGTTACGGCGAGTTCCTGGAGCGTTTCCCCACCATCGCCGCCCTCGCTGAAGCGCAGGAGCCCGAGGTTCTTGCCCTCTGGAGCGGCCTCGGCTACTACCGTCGCGCCCGCATGCTGCATCGCGGAGCCCAGTTCGTCATGCGCGAGTTCAACGGCAAGCTCCCCCGCGACTCCCGCACCCTGCGCTCACTTCCCGGCGTCGGCGACTACACCGCCGCAGCCATCGCCAGCATCGCCTTCCGCGAACAGATCGCCGTCGTCGACGGCAACGTCGAGCGTGTCCTCTTCCGCATCCTCGGCCAGCCGGAGGACCGCTCCAGCGCCGCCCGCACCCGCCTCTCCCGTATCGCGCAATCGCTCGTCCCGCCGCCGCTCACGCCCCGCGCCCGTGCGAATCCTCCTGGTGACCACAACCAGGCCATGATGGAGCTTGGAGCCACCGTCTGCACGCCCCGCGCCCCGCTCTGCCTGCACTGCCCCGTCGTCGACTTCTGCATCACTCGCGGCGAGCACCACACCGTGCCGCGCGACAAGCAGCGGAGCCGCACCGTCGCCCATCTGCTCGCTCTGCGCAAGCGCGGCACAGGCACCGAGGTCCTCCTGGAACGCCGTCCTGACACCGCCAGCCTCATGCCCGGTATGACCGAGCTGCCTCCGCTCCCGCTCGAAGCCGTCGCCGACCGCGAACCCGTCCTCCGCCTCCGCCACGCCATCACGAACACCAACTACTACGTCGAGCTTTACGCCGAGTCTGCTCCCGGCGTCCCGCCCTACCTTGACCCCGATAACCCTGCGATTCTCGAAGAAGGTCTCGTCGTCGCGGACCCGGAAGACACCCCGCACGACACGTATCTGCAGCAATCCATCCCTGCCAGCGAGGCCAACCTGTTCTGGGTCGCCACCTCCACGCTTCCTATGCAGCCGCTCACGGGCCTGGCCCGCAAGGCCCTGCAGCGCATGGGCGTGATGCGCATCCCCCGCCCCAAAATCGCCCACCGCACCCCCACGCCTTTGGCGTAG
- a CDS encoding M28 family peptidase has protein sequence MKILRSLAASVALVSSALAFAQTPIARAEKTISPDRIREYDKFLASDLLEGRYPGLRGGQLAAEYIASQFALYGLKPAGDNGTYMQQVNFVGMKAVPSATHFTFEPAKGAALPLTFGKDFVVSNETLTPSVSFDAPIVFVGFGATAPEYNWDDYAGVDVKGKIILCIVGDPPSTNPKFFGGDALTYYGRWTYKFEQAARKGAIGALIIHRTDYASYGWDVVRNSNAGEKTYLRDDANPRLKAASWIQLEVARKLFAMSGLNLDEQMAAASKPGFKAFELPVHLKATVESTVRRFQSPNIVGILPGANVAAHKPDQAVLYTAHYDHLGIHPDQPGDNIYNGAADNGTGVAMLLESAYAWSQFAKQPGVTLPHSVIFSSVTAEEQGLLGSEYLGQHPPIPADQIALDINYDMLLPIGMQKEINVNGAQRTTFFPQVEATAKRFGLAIVPDPRPSAGSYYRSDHFSLSRVGIPAFSVDSGTLYEGHDRAWGIAQEKDYNDNRYHNFSDNFDPTWDFRGDANLARFGMDLGWQVIHAPHSVEWKHGDEFEPARLASQKK, from the coding sequence ATGAAAATTCTCCGCTCTCTTGCCGCTTCCGTCGCGCTCGTGTCTTCTGCGCTCGCCTTTGCGCAAACCCCCATCGCCCGCGCTGAGAAAACCATCTCCCCCGACCGCATCCGCGAGTACGACAAGTTCCTCGCCAGCGATCTTCTGGAAGGCCGTTACCCCGGCCTCCGCGGCGGACAGCTTGCAGCCGAGTACATCGCCTCGCAGTTCGCCCTCTACGGCCTCAAGCCCGCCGGCGACAACGGCACCTACATGCAGCAGGTCAACTTCGTCGGCATGAAGGCCGTTCCCTCGGCCACGCACTTCACCTTCGAGCCCGCCAAGGGCGCGGCGCTCCCCCTCACCTTCGGTAAGGACTTCGTCGTCTCCAACGAAACCCTCACGCCCTCCGTCTCCTTCGACGCCCCCATCGTCTTCGTCGGTTTCGGGGCCACCGCGCCCGAGTACAACTGGGACGACTACGCAGGCGTCGACGTGAAGGGCAAAATCATCCTCTGCATCGTCGGCGACCCACCCTCCACCAATCCCAAGTTCTTCGGTGGCGACGCGCTCACCTACTACGGCCGCTGGACTTACAAGTTCGAGCAGGCCGCGCGCAAAGGCGCCATCGGTGCGCTCATCATCCACCGCACCGACTACGCCAGCTACGGCTGGGATGTCGTCCGCAACTCCAACGCCGGGGAAAAGACCTACCTCCGCGACGACGCCAACCCACGCCTGAAGGCCGCCAGCTGGATCCAGCTTGAAGTCGCCCGCAAGCTCTTCGCCATGAGCGGTCTCAACCTCGACGAGCAGATGGCCGCCGCCTCCAAACCCGGCTTCAAGGCTTTCGAACTCCCCGTCCACCTGAAGGCCACGGTCGAAAGCACCGTCCGCCGCTTCCAGAGCCCCAACATCGTCGGCATCCTGCCCGGTGCAAACGTCGCCGCGCACAAGCCCGATCAGGCCGTCCTCTACACCGCGCACTACGACCACCTCGGCATCCACCCCGACCAGCCCGGCGACAACATCTACAACGGAGCCGCAGACAACGGCACCGGCGTAGCCATGCTGCTTGAGTCTGCGTACGCGTGGTCTCAGTTTGCGAAACAGCCCGGCGTCACGCTGCCTCACTCCGTCATCTTCTCGTCGGTCACCGCAGAGGAGCAGGGCCTGCTCGGCTCCGAGTACCTCGGCCAGCACCCGCCCATCCCCGCCGACCAGATCGCCCTCGACATCAACTACGACATGCTCCTGCCCATTGGTATGCAGAAGGAGATCAACGTCAACGGCGCGCAGCGCACCACCTTCTTCCCGCAGGTGGAGGCCACAGCCAAGCGCTTCGGCCTCGCCATCGTGCCAGACCCGCGCCCGTCCGCTGGCAGCTACTACCGCTCCGACCACTTCTCGCTCTCGCGCGTCGGCATCCCCGCCTTCTCGGTCGACTCCGGCACTCTCTACGAAGGCCACGACCGTGCCTGGGGCATCGCGCAGGAGAAGGACTACAACGACAACCGTTACCACAACTTCTCTGACAACTTCGACCCCACCTGGGACTTCCGCGGCGACGCCAACCTGGCCCGCTTCGGCATGGACCTCGGCTGGCAGGTCATCCACGCCCCGCACTCGGTCGAATGGAAGCACGGCGACGAGTTCGAACCCGCCCGCCTCGCCAGCCAGAAGAAGTAA
- a CDS encoding XRE family transcriptional regulator produces MSTQINAALPIASPKPHLLQRVPSAATAKQGSSAAAEELPAASSSVTPEAAEAFIENKRIGERIKFLRQRKSMGLVELGRHTGLSASFLSQLETGRVVPTLRNLARIAMVFSKDLSFFFEPERPELFRIVRAADRQRQPQTGAEEPAYFFESLGHIPGDNTIAPYVAEFLPQDNDRPVREHQHAGSEFVFIFGGSLNIVHGNRSEVVEEGDAVYFNASAAHCYRAVGHEPCEALIITMPESLRTLSTGLRVPITASPSKVARGSAA; encoded by the coding sequence GTGAGTACCCAGATCAATGCCGCTCTGCCGATAGCATCCCCCAAGCCCCACCTCCTGCAGCGTGTCCCGTCCGCTGCCACGGCAAAGCAGGGCAGCTCCGCCGCCGCGGAAGAGCTCCCCGCCGCTTCTTCCAGCGTCACGCCGGAAGCCGCCGAAGCTTTCATCGAAAATAAGCGTATCGGCGAGCGCATCAAGTTCCTCCGCCAGCGTAAGAGCATGGGACTGGTCGAACTCGGCCGGCACACAGGCCTCTCCGCCAGCTTCCTCTCTCAGCTTGAAACCGGCCGCGTCGTTCCCACGCTGCGCAATCTCGCACGCATCGCGATGGTCTTCTCGAAGGATCTCAGCTTCTTCTTTGAGCCCGAGCGCCCCGAACTCTTCCGCATTGTCCGCGCCGCAGACCGCCAGCGCCAGCCGCAGACCGGCGCAGAAGAGCCTGCCTACTTCTTCGAAAGCCTCGGCCACATTCCCGGCGACAACACCATCGCGCCCTACGTTGCAGAGTTTCTGCCGCAGGACAACGACCGCCCTGTTCGCGAGCACCAGCATGCCGGCTCTGAGTTCGTCTTCATCTTTGGTGGATCGCTCAACATCGTCCACGGCAACCGCAGCGAGGTCGTCGAAGAAGGCGATGCGGTCTACTTCAACGCCTCCGCCGCGCACTGCTACCGCGCCGTCGGCCACGAACCCTGCGAAGCCCTCATCATCACCATGCCGGAGTCACTGCGCACCCTCTCCACAGGGTTACGCGTGCCAATCACCGCGAGCCCCTCGAAGGTAGCCCGCGGCTCGGCGGCCTAA
- a CDS encoding 5'-3'-deoxyribonucleotidase: protein MSSNANNTGRKIICVDMDEVIADALAEQLVRYNRDFSEELKRTDLQGRWLWDTVPEERVPALQDHLLSDDFFAVLDVMPEAARVLERLQSRYEIFIATAAMEVPTSFNAKFRWLKEHFPFIPNSHIVFCGDKGILRGDYLIDDNPRQLRRFQGEGILYTSPTNLYVEGFRRVNDWLDVEKMFLG from the coding sequence ATGAGCAGCAACGCGAACAATACCGGCCGCAAGATCATCTGTGTAGACATGGACGAGGTAATCGCCGATGCGCTGGCAGAACAACTAGTTCGATACAACCGGGACTTCAGCGAGGAGCTGAAGCGCACAGACCTGCAGGGGCGTTGGCTTTGGGATACCGTTCCCGAGGAACGGGTGCCCGCGCTGCAGGACCACCTGCTGAGCGATGACTTTTTTGCCGTGCTGGATGTGATGCCGGAAGCTGCGCGCGTGCTGGAACGACTGCAGTCACGCTACGAGATCTTCATCGCCACAGCGGCGATGGAGGTGCCGACAAGCTTCAATGCGAAGTTCCGCTGGCTGAAAGAACACTTTCCGTTTATCCCGAACTCGCACATTGTGTTCTGCGGCGACAAGGGAATCCTGCGCGGGGATTATCTGATTGACGATAATCCGCGGCAGTTGCGGCGGTTCCAGGGCGAAGGGATTTTGTACACGTCGCCGACAAACCTTTATGTAGAAGGCTTTCGGCGCGTGAACGACTGGCTGGATGTCGAAAAGATGTTTCTCGGGTAG
- a CDS encoding C4-type zinc ribbon domain-containing protein: MNQDLEQLVTLQAIALEITSLRAELTRLPGIVAAAEKELAKAEAALKTVQTTLLAEEALRKKSGADAEQNRAKLGRLKKQMDSATSTQQATALEHEMGFAGDAIARLEDEELASMERSEVAEAELARATETLAKAQEALLVKRQIAAQGKEDADEALVVRGAEQVAVRAGISEDVLAMFDRLAKSRGTGLAEGVNEQCSACRMKVRPQRWNELTGREHANEIMTCESCGRILFWDLRNDRPGAWPAGDRLRRALTLDVKA, translated from the coding sequence ATGAATCAGGACCTGGAACAACTGGTGACGCTGCAGGCGATTGCTCTGGAGATAACGAGCTTGCGTGCTGAATTGACGCGGCTTCCGGGCATTGTGGCCGCTGCAGAGAAGGAGCTTGCCAAGGCAGAAGCTGCACTGAAGACGGTGCAAACTACGCTGTTGGCAGAAGAGGCTCTCCGGAAGAAGTCCGGGGCGGATGCGGAGCAGAACCGCGCCAAGCTGGGGCGGTTGAAGAAGCAGATGGACTCTGCGACCAGCACGCAGCAGGCGACGGCGCTGGAGCACGAGATGGGGTTTGCCGGAGACGCGATCGCACGGCTGGAGGACGAGGAACTGGCCTCGATGGAGCGCAGCGAGGTGGCCGAAGCGGAGTTGGCGCGGGCAACCGAGACCCTGGCGAAGGCCCAGGAAGCGCTGTTGGTGAAACGGCAGATCGCGGCGCAGGGCAAGGAAGATGCGGATGAGGCGCTGGTGGTTCGCGGCGCGGAACAGGTCGCGGTGCGTGCGGGGATCAGCGAAGATGTGCTGGCGATGTTTGACCGGCTGGCGAAGTCGCGTGGCACAGGGCTGGCCGAGGGAGTGAACGAGCAGTGCTCGGCGTGCCGGATGAAGGTGAGGCCGCAGCGCTGGAATGAGTTGACCGGGCGCGAGCATGCGAACGAGATTATGACCTGCGAAAGCTGCGGGCGAATTCTGTTCTGGGACCTGAGGAACGATCGGCCCGGTGCTTGGCCGGCTGGCGACCGGCTGCGTCGGGCGCTTACACTGGACGTGAAGGCATGA
- a CDS encoding DHA2 family efflux MFS transporter permease subunit: protein MATAALAQPVAVPWRPRINPWIVAMTVTLATFMEVLDSSIANVALPHIAGGLGATQDEATWVLTAYLVANAVILPAGAYMTTFIGRKKFYMICVALFGISSALCGLAPTLPLLVFFRILQGIGGGGLAPSEQAILADTFPPEKRGQAFAMYGLAVVVAPAIGPTLGGYITDNFDWRWIFFLNVPICLLSLFLTSRIVEDPPYVEKQVAEAQKGGVRLDFLGFALVGLTFGSLEFLLDKGQEDDWFASHLIVFFSIVMVAAFVLLIWWELKQLREGHRPLLNLTLFKRRQFAISFILMFVLGFSLYGTTILIPQFVQSLLGYTAELAGKVLSPAGFMMMAMMPVVGILSGKVDPRKLIGFGFTSLTLSLIYMANINLNISYGELVVMRCFQASGLAFLFIPINTIAYVGVKQSENNDVSGLTNLARNIGGSCGTAFMATLLVRRSAAHESSMIRNLTSLNTAFQSQVHSLSGSFAAGNGGASSGGAVHTAQAYIYAQLHRQSATLAYVDIIRYLTLFCACVLPLLFLIPRPPKDAASNAGH, encoded by the coding sequence ATGGCCACTGCTGCTCTCGCTCAACCCGTTGCTGTCCCCTGGCGTCCACGTATTAATCCGTGGATCGTTGCCATGACCGTCACTCTCGCGACCTTCATGGAAGTGCTCGACAGCTCCATCGCGAACGTCGCGCTGCCGCACATCGCGGGCGGCCTCGGCGCCACGCAGGATGAGGCTACGTGGGTACTCACGGCCTATCTTGTCGCCAACGCCGTCATCCTGCCCGCAGGCGCTTACATGACGACGTTCATCGGGCGCAAGAAGTTCTACATGATCTGCGTGGCGCTCTTCGGCATCTCGTCGGCGCTCTGCGGCCTCGCGCCCACGCTGCCTCTGCTCGTCTTCTTCCGAATCCTCCAGGGCATCGGTGGCGGCGGCCTCGCTCCCTCGGAGCAGGCGATCCTCGCCGACACCTTCCCCCCGGAGAAACGAGGGCAGGCCTTCGCCATGTACGGCCTCGCCGTCGTCGTCGCTCCGGCCATCGGACCGACACTCGGCGGATACATCACCGACAACTTCGACTGGCGCTGGATCTTCTTCCTCAACGTGCCGATCTGCCTCCTGTCGCTCTTCCTCACCTCGCGCATCGTGGAAGATCCTCCCTACGTTGAAAAGCAGGTGGCTGAAGCGCAAAAGGGTGGCGTCCGCCTCGACTTCCTGGGCTTCGCTCTCGTCGGCCTCACCTTCGGTTCGCTCGAGTTCCTGCTCGATAAGGGCCAGGAGGACGACTGGTTCGCCTCGCACCTCATCGTCTTCTTCTCCATCGTGATGGTCGCGGCCTTTGTCCTGCTCATCTGGTGGGAACTCAAGCAGCTTCGTGAGGGGCATCGACCTCTACTCAACCTCACGCTCTTCAAGCGAAGGCAGTTCGCCATCAGCTTCATCCTGATGTTCGTCCTCGGCTTCTCGCTCTACGGCACCACGATTCTCATCCCGCAGTTCGTGCAATCGTTGCTGGGGTATACCGCCGAACTTGCCGGAAAGGTGCTGTCACCTGCTGGCTTCATGATGATGGCGATGATGCCTGTCGTGGGCATCCTCTCGGGCAAGGTCGATCCAAGAAAACTCATTGGTTTCGGCTTTACCTCGTTGACGCTATCGCTCATTTACATGGCGAACATCAACCTCAACATCAGTTACGGCGAACTGGTGGTGATGCGCTGCTTCCAGGCTTCGGGCCTCGCCTTCCTCTTCATTCCGATCAATACGATTGCGTACGTCGGCGTGAAGCAGAGCGAGAACAACGACGTCTCGGGTCTCACCAACCTTGCGCGTAATATCGGCGGCTCCTGCGGTACGGCCTTCATGGCCACGCTTCTGGTGCGTCGCTCCGCTGCGCATGAGAGCAGCATGATCCGTAATCTGACGTCGCTGAACACGGCCTTCCAGTCTCAGGTCCACTCTTTGTCTGGCTCGTTTGCCGCCGGCAACGGTGGCGCATCTTCTGGCGGAGCCGTTCACACGGCACAGGCGTACATCTACGCCCAGTTACATCGCCAGTCGGCCACGCTTGCGTACGTCGACATCATCCGCTATCTCACCCTCTTCTGCGCCTGCGTCCTGCCGCTGCTCTTCCTCATCCCGCGTCCCCCCAAGGATGCTGCCTCCAACGCAGGCCACTAA
- a CDS encoding DUF72 domain-containing protein: MNNVRIGTAGWTIPKEHAARFAAEGSHLERCASALRCVEINSSFHRPHMLKTWERWARSVPEDFRFAVKMPKTITHTAKLVDTGALLVAFLEQVRGLGEKLGPLLVQLPPKLEYDEGVAHEFFTTLRELHDGAVVLEPRHGSWFAPEVDRTLRGFEVARVAADPPKGSALAGRPGGWMELRYWRLHGAPRTYYSEYSEGFLREFADRMREPARAKETWVIFDNTALGHASANAMELQGLL, from the coding sequence ATGAACAACGTTCGCATTGGCACGGCGGGATGGACGATTCCGAAGGAGCATGCGGCACGGTTTGCGGCAGAGGGCTCACACCTGGAGCGCTGCGCCAGTGCGTTGCGGTGTGTGGAGATCAACTCAAGCTTCCATCGTCCGCACATGCTGAAGACGTGGGAGCGCTGGGCGCGATCGGTGCCCGAAGACTTTCGCTTTGCGGTGAAGATGCCGAAGACGATTACGCATACGGCGAAGCTGGTGGACACGGGTGCGCTGCTGGTGGCGTTTCTTGAGCAGGTGCGCGGGCTCGGAGAGAAGCTGGGGCCGCTGCTGGTCCAGTTGCCGCCGAAGCTGGAGTATGACGAAGGCGTGGCGCATGAGTTCTTCACGACGTTGCGCGAGCTGCATGATGGCGCGGTGGTGCTGGAGCCAAGGCATGGGAGCTGGTTTGCGCCGGAGGTCGATCGCACGCTGCGCGGCTTTGAGGTGGCACGCGTAGCGGCTGATCCTCCGAAGGGCTCGGCACTGGCGGGCAGGCCCGGAGGTTGGATGGAGCTACGGTACTGGCGGCTGCATGGCGCGCCGCGCACGTACTACTCCGAGTACAGCGAGGGTTTTCTGCGGGAGTTTGCGGATCGGATGCGGGAGCCTGCGCGGGCGAAGGAGACGTGGGTGATCTTCGACAATACGGCGCTGGGACATGCGAGTGCGAATGCGATGGAGTTGCAAGGGTTGCTGTGA
- the hrpB gene encoding ATP-dependent helicase HrpB has translation MISSSLPIDAVLPELLRVLKQGPNVVLEAAPGAGKTTRVPRALLDAVSGDVLVLEPRRIAARLAARRVAAELGEEAGETVGYQVRFEERVGPKTRLRFVTEGILNRRLLGDPELKGVSVVVLDEFHERHLETDLALALLRRLQKERRPELKIVVMSATLEAAPVAAFLGGCPVVRSEGRAYPLSVEHVGYTSKPLPALVRDAVERIVKEDSAGNVLVFLPGQAEIRRAMRESEDVVRRYGLTALALHGSLTPAEQDRVVQPSRERKVIFATNVAESSVTVDGVNAVIDSGLARVASHSPWTGLPLLRIGRVSRASAIQRGGRAGRMGPGRVLRLYAQEDFLLRPEHDTPEILRAELSQLLLALRAQGVAHPSELTWLDEPPADAVRSAETLLDALGAEGEMAARMARLPLTPRLARVVIAAQERGVGEAACRAAALLGAGVPMVENELLAAMDKHAGKAMDARVRLQYEQLLRVVKPARATREHDDEALLLCLLAGFPDRVAKRRVGKQVGLANGVAAELAGELPQGEYFLALDAEDREENPLPLVRTYARIEPEWLLDVFPERVRDEVTVEWNRGGERVEQRSALLFDKLVIEESRGLASDEDAARMLAEKAIEAGLERFVDAEHLENFRARVKFAGVVVDEEATLRELAYGLRTFAQLREASSGFFSLLEAQVGAGKLNELAPSTIRLSSGRQTKVHYELDRAPWIGSRLQDFFGMKETPRIGPERTPVVVHLLAPNQRAVQTTTDLAGFWERLYPSTRKELMRRYPRHAWPENPHVPVEAKR, from the coding sequence GTGATCTCTTCTTCTCTGCCCATTGATGCGGTGTTGCCCGAGCTTCTGCGAGTGCTGAAGCAGGGGCCGAACGTTGTGCTGGAAGCTGCTCCTGGAGCGGGCAAGACGACGCGTGTGCCGCGCGCTCTGCTCGATGCGGTGAGCGGCGACGTGCTGGTGCTGGAGCCGCGGCGCATTGCTGCGCGGCTGGCGGCGAGGCGTGTGGCTGCAGAACTGGGTGAAGAGGCCGGAGAGACGGTTGGCTACCAGGTGCGGTTCGAGGAGCGCGTGGGGCCGAAGACTCGGCTGCGCTTTGTGACTGAAGGCATTTTGAACCGGCGGCTGCTCGGCGACCCTGAGTTGAAGGGCGTTTCGGTAGTGGTGCTGGATGAGTTTCATGAGCGGCACCTGGAGACGGACCTGGCGTTGGCGCTGCTGCGTCGGCTGCAGAAGGAGCGCAGGCCGGAGCTGAAGATCGTCGTGATGTCGGCGACGTTGGAGGCCGCTCCGGTGGCGGCGTTCCTTGGAGGCTGCCCGGTGGTGCGCTCCGAGGGACGAGCATATCCGCTGAGCGTGGAGCATGTGGGGTATACGTCCAAGCCACTGCCTGCGCTGGTGCGCGACGCGGTGGAACGCATTGTGAAGGAAGACTCCGCGGGCAATGTGCTGGTGTTTCTGCCGGGGCAGGCGGAGATTCGACGCGCGATGCGCGAGAGCGAGGATGTGGTGCGGCGGTATGGGCTGACCGCGCTGGCGCTGCATGGAAGCCTGACGCCTGCGGAGCAGGACCGCGTGGTGCAGCCATCGCGGGAGCGCAAGGTGATCTTCGCGACGAACGTGGCGGAGAGTTCGGTGACGGTGGACGGCGTGAATGCGGTGATCGACAGCGGGCTGGCGCGGGTGGCGAGCCATTCGCCGTGGACGGGCCTGCCGCTGCTGCGCATTGGCCGCGTGAGCCGGGCTTCGGCAATACAGCGCGGTGGACGCGCAGGGCGCATGGGGCCGGGGCGCGTGCTGCGGCTGTATGCGCAGGAGGACTTTCTGCTTCGTCCGGAGCATGACACGCCGGAGATTCTGCGGGCAGAGCTCTCGCAGTTGCTGCTGGCGTTGCGCGCGCAGGGTGTGGCGCATCCGAGCGAACTGACGTGGCTGGATGAGCCTCCGGCAGATGCCGTGCGTAGTGCGGAGACCTTGCTGGATGCGCTGGGCGCGGAGGGCGAGATGGCGGCTCGGATGGCGCGGCTGCCACTGACTCCGAGGCTGGCGCGGGTGGTGATTGCGGCACAGGAGCGCGGTGTGGGCGAGGCGGCCTGTCGCGCGGCGGCGCTGCTGGGGGCTGGCGTCCCCATGGTGGAGAACGAGCTGCTGGCCGCGATGGACAAGCATGCGGGCAAGGCGATGGATGCTCGCGTTCGCCTGCAGTACGAGCAGCTGCTGCGAGTGGTGAAGCCAGCGCGGGCGACGCGTGAGCATGACGATGAGGCGCTGCTGCTGTGTCTGCTCGCAGGGTTTCCTGATCGCGTGGCGAAGCGGCGCGTGGGCAAGCAGGTGGGATTGGCGAACGGCGTTGCTGCCGAACTTGCCGGGGAGTTGCCGCAGGGCGAGTACTTTCTCGCGCTGGATGCAGAGGACCGCGAAGAGAACCCGCTGCCACTGGTGCGGACGTATGCGCGGATCGAGCCGGAGTGGTTGCTTGACGTGTTTCCGGAACGCGTGCGCGATGAGGTGACCGTCGAATGGAACCGTGGGGGCGAGCGCGTGGAGCAGAGAAGCGCACTGCTCTTCGACAAGCTGGTGATCGAGGAGTCGCGAGGGCTGGCGAGCGACGAGGACGCCGCGCGGATGCTGGCCGAGAAGGCGATCGAAGCTGGGCTGGAGCGGTTTGTGGATGCCGAGCACCTGGAAAACTTTCGCGCGCGCGTGAAGTTTGCCGGAGTTGTGGTGGATGAGGAAGCGACACTGCGGGAGTTGGCGTACGGCCTGCGGACGTTTGCGCAGTTGCGAGAGGCGTCGAGCGGATTCTTCTCGCTGCTGGAAGCGCAGGTGGGCGCGGGCAAGTTAAATGAGCTGGCTCCGTCGACGATTCGGCTGAGCAGTGGGCGGCAGACGAAGGTGCATTACGAGCTGGACCGTGCGCCGTGGATTGGGTCGCGGCTGCAGGACTTCTTCGGCATGAAGGAGACGCCGCGCATCGGGCCGGAACGCACGCCGGTAGTGGTGCATCTGCTGGCGCCGAACCAGCGAGCGGTGCAGACGACGACCGATCTGGCGGGGTTCTGGGAGAGGCTGTACCCGAGTACACGCAAGGAGCTGATGCGGCGGTACCCTCGGCACGCGTGGCCGGAGAATCCGCATGTGCCGGTGGAGGCGAAGCGATGA